DNA from Elaeis guineensis isolate ETL-2024a chromosome 2, EG11, whole genome shotgun sequence:
GTGAACAAATCACTCAAATTAGATGGGGCCTCTCTCATTTTTTACGACTTGTAGTTAGAGGTTAaattgatattattgttgagaaaTTTCAGGATTTAGTTACATTGCTGTTAAGGAAAAAAGCATAACACAATGTGAACAAAGTTTGTCAGTTATACATGATGTAGGAGTTTGAGTCTAGGTACTAGTGGGTTATTGGTGAAAAAACTGCCTGTGGCAACTAGAGTTTATTTGTTAAATCTCTCGAATGTTCCTTTAGTTCTAGTAAGGTGGGATAATATGacttaaaatttcaaatcttCAAAATGTGTCTAAAGTAGGTTATATAGGTTTGGAATCATAATTTGTAGCGCCTATGAGCAGATCTCTAGCAATACTCTTATGTCAGACAAAAATGATTCAAGAAAGTAAGCAATATCAGATATTGTTGAATTATTTATGGTTCAAAACAGTCAAGGTaaattttacaatattttttacaGGCTAAGAACAGATAAAAGACGAAAGAATTGTGAGATTTATGATGAGAGCAGATTTGGTTGGATGGAACATTCACCAAAAATCAGAGATGGGGGACTTCCTTGAGGAAGATAATAGATTTTATTAGACAAGCACTTGTTAGGGGTCGCAAAGTAGGCTTCTATGTTTTGCTGATGTTTAAGATCCTGGCTTTAGAATTGATTAGTATGAAAGTATTCGAGGTGTTTTTCATGAAAAGATGGTTAAAGCTCACAATTTGGAAGAGCTATATACAAGGACTAAGGACTTGATCCATCTTGCCATACCATATTGGACCGAAGAGAGATGGGATCCTGGGACACATCCGAGACCTCGAATCTCTCGAATCTTTCCAAACCAGGTCATTGGGACTATTACATCCGAACACTTGGGATGGTCCGGCATCTTGGAACAccaatttttattttacttttatatattttttcctcTTTGTTCTTGTTTCTAATGGTTGTTCTGATTTGTGTTAATTCATACTGGTACCTGTACCAGCCTAGCCCTAGACCAGAACAGGCCCTGGTACTAGGATTTAAGACTGTACATCTTTGTCTTGCTGAACAGAGTAGGTCTATTACGAATGAGTGTATTCAAAATCTTGTATCAAGGATCTTAAGATGTACCTGTTCTTTAAAATATGGCTGTGGAGGCTTCAAAGAGGATTGTGGAGGCAAGTAAAAAGGGGTTAGTTTAATGGAATTGGTTGTGCGTGTAGTTTCTGGGTTACTGCCACCCCTTCATTGTCTGTGGTGGATGTCTTGATAAATGTTTAGGTGATAAATGTCCGGATTAGTAAAAATGATGTCTCAAGGTATTTCCTTTGTCAAGTTTTTAGCCTTAAACCTAATCTTGGAGTGCTGCATTATGAAGATGGCATGGAGTCATCAGTTCTTGCTATCTCGAGGAGTTCCACTCCATTGGTATATCTTCTATTAGGAgataaaaggaaagaagaaaaggaacaaTAAGAGATTCAGTACAATCTTTGTTTATGGCTTAGAATACTCTCATAATTGGCAATAATGAATCTTATTTTCATCACCTTATTATCTTCATGTTTTATGTATGTAAAGAGATTTATTAGTCTAACTTCTTTTATTCACTTTTTTTTGTATGATTAACTATATATGAATGGACAGTGTTACTATGTAACTCCTTTGCATCCGTTTAGGCATTAGGTTATACCTATCCAACTCTTACGCCTGCCCTATTTCTGAAGCATGGGTTTCTTTTTCCATTTGTCATTTGTTGATTAAGTTGATGAATTTTATAGTCAAAAACAAAGTTTTGAATCCCATGGGATGGGGTTGTCCTGATTTTTTCATAGAACGGGATGCGCCGTGATCTCATCCTGTTCCGACACTAGGGACAAGGGATGTCTTACGACGTCCTGATTGGAATGCTAGGACGTTAGCTGGACAGCCCTATCACGACATATAGGATGGTATCTTGTGTCGATGTCCCACGGAACATTCTACTGGAACTTGAATCCttgatcaaggttttaaatcccatgggatgggGGCATCCCGATTTTCGCCTGGAATAGGACACCCTGCGTCCTGCTCCATCTTGGTGGCCGTCTCAGTTGGGTGTCCCGGTACATGCTTGGAACGtccttatatatatattatatttttttgaatttatcttgAAGTTTTATTGGTCTATTTATTGTTTAAATATGTTTGAACTTTTAAGATAAGGCACGGATGAATATGATTTGTCCGATTTAAAGGAATATATAGGATTGAAATCCTGGCCTAAATAGCATCTGACTATGTGTGAATAGATGAGGAGCAAGCGGAGTCATGGGCGTCGATCGGAGCAGCTGCGTGGGGTCTGTGGGCGCGATGCTCGGGCCGAGAGATCACGGACTCGGAACGTTTTGAGAGTTGTCCTATAGATGCGATCGAATGGACGAGATCGAATGGATCGCGTCACACAACCCATGGGGGAAATCCGTATCATGATTGCATGCACTAGGTGCAATTGGATTGCGTCAGATCCCagggtggataacacgccatgctaccccttgtatttcaccaattctcaATTGCACGCTTTCCACCGTGCATATGGTTCAGGATTTGCCCTAGTTCACTTGGACTtggtgcatgcaccaggtgcaattggaccgcgTCAAATCCCACAATGGATAACACGCCATGCTACCCCTTGTATTTCCCCAATTTATGATTGCACTATCCATTGTGCATATGCTTTGGGATTTGCCCTGGTTCACTTGGACCAGGTGCCTGCACTAGGTGCAATTGGACCGcatcaaatcccacggtggataacatgccaggctaccccttgtatttcaccaattcccgattgcATGCTATCCATCTTGCATATGCTCCGGGATTTGCCCTGGTTCACTTGGAcatggtgcatgcaataatttctcattCGAAGGCCCTGAACCCTGTTTTCTTCCCCTGCGATCCTCTCTCCTCGCTCCTCCCTCTCGAGTCCCAATTGGCTCTAGTGCTCCAATGGCCTTCCTCCTTTCTCCTCCCTTCTCCTTCCCGAGCTATCCTTCCACCAGCATACTCTGTTCTCGGAAAACTGAAATCGAAGGGCAAATGCCGTGCTCCCTCTGGTGCCGATGCTGATGCCGACGCACGGAAAAGGTCAATACTCCCTTTTCTCTCATTCTTCTCCCCCCTCCCGGCGACGAATGGGCCATTCGAGCTTTGAATCATCATTAGCATTCCAAAAGAAAAAGTTAGGGCACGATCGGGATGGTCATACCGGTGCTTTATCTGATCGGGATGAAGATGGGATGGTTGGGACGAAGGCCGGCAATATGTTTCGGGGTGCCGCACCCATGCCGGAATCCCAAAGGAATAGGATGGGATGGCCGGGACGGCCCCCATCCGGGACTTCAATCATTGCTTATAATGTCTCCTAACTCATGATTCTTGCCCAAGTGGTAGAATCTATGTCActgctttctttcttttgatttatTAAAGAACATTTTTGATTTCTGGAATAGTGttaattttaagaaaatttagagaattGATGGCTACAGTACAAGGCCTGGGACTGGATAACCAATGTAATCAGACTGACTAATAATAAGTGACAGATGCAAATGTTGCCTTGAAAAAACTTTAGATCTTACAATACTTTAATTCTGCCTACACAGCATAAATTTTTACCTTTTGGTTTGCTAGTATTGGTGGACTAATATATTCATTTTAGTGGATGTCGTTGACATGTAGTATTTACAACTAACACGTCACAGTTCTCTTCTGACTGCTAGAAATGCATTTGGCTTCTTTTGTCATGCTGACAATGTATATTTCATGCTTTCCTGCAGCAATGTGAAGAAAGAGAGCTGCTTTTATCCCATTCCCCAAGCAGCAGAGTGCATACTACGGATGGTAGAAAGAGCTAATGCCCCTGTGATTTATCTTTCTACTGATGCTGCTGATAGTGAAACAAATCTTCTACAGTCTATGGTTCTGGTTAATGACAAGCCAGTTCCGCTGGTCAAGAGACCAGATCATAATAGTGCTGAGAAATGGGATGCCCTGTTATATCGAAATCATATGGGCGGAGATGGTCAGGTGAGATATTCCCCTTAAGAAAACACCGATTTATATAAAAACAGAAGCCCACTAGGTTTCTGCATTCTATTCTGCCCCTTGTCAGGAGACACTGTCAACGCAGGGGCATTCACTGAGCTGGTTTTAATTGCATGCAGGTTGAGGCCATGCTGGATAAAACAATCTGCGCATTGTCAAATGTTTTCATAGGGGCGTCCGGTTCAACTTTCACTGAAGATATTATTCGGCTCCGGAGAGGCTGGGAATCTGCTTCCCAGTGTGATGAGTACCTTTGCCAGGGAGAGCTGCCTAATTACGTAGCCGAGCTGCAATGATGGAAGAGCCATTTGGTTGTTGTGCCCTCCGTCACACCATCACAAATATATTCTTAGTTCGTAGTGGTTACGTGTATATTGATGCGTCAATTGAGTTTACGATAGTATTTTGTTCCCAATGACCTTGATTCATTCTGCAGACTGCCCATTTGGTTGTTGTGTTCATTAGTGTAATAGCAATTCATGACCAGCTTCTGTCAAAAGCTTCATCATTTTGGTGCAGCGGGCAACAAGTGTATCAGATCCTAGGGGGTGGAATATGTCTCTATTAGAGATGATTTGAGCTTTAATAACCTAGATCATCTCTTTCCTTAGTACTGTGAACAAAATATTACTATGAAGCCTGTATCAACTTAAATTCACAACTTCAATTTACGGCCTTTGTTAGCAACTTTTGAGGGCAAAATTGCATTTTTCCCAGTATTATTCTCTCATCTGCCAACTTGGATTGCATGGTGTATCCGCTCAAAAGATGCTTTACGATTCATCTCGGTACGTTAAAGTTTTGActacataatatattatttacaaactctttttttaaggaaaaaataTATTATACAAACTCAACTATGAATTAATAAGCAATAAACGGAAACATTTCATGTGACATGCTGAATGTAGAGGCTTTTCTGAAAGCTACTTCTGATGATTccaattgaaaatttgaaatgccGCATAACAGCGCCATTATTGTACGTCCGATGATTTCCATTGGAACGCAAAATGGACGGCCCAGAAGTCAAGTGCGGTTGTGGAGCGGTGCCTCCACTTCCAAGCTCCCGACAGCGGGGAGGGAATGGGATAAGGCGCACTACGGACGCACGCAAGAGGCCACCGGCATTGGCGACCCAACTCCCTCTCAAGCAATTCCGTGCCACACTCTCCCACATCCGTGCCCTTTCAATTAATTAATTTGTTGAATTCTTTTAACAATAATAGTGTAATAATACGATACTTAATAGTTGGAGACATGGTAGTGGAGGGTGGGTTCGCGGTAATTCTTCGTGTTCCCCGTCTCTTTTCTATTTTCAAGTAGGAGGTAAACCGGGTGCCGTGGCAAAACGCACGCCGTGAGCATCTCCCACGCCGAGATGCTCCCTTCTTCGCCTTATTGTCCTCTctgtcttcttcctcttttttagtAGAAGCTAAGCTTAGGGCTTCGCTTCTCTTTCTACACTTGGCCATGGCATCGGCTTCTTGTCCTTCTACTGGCATTCCTGCGACCTACTTTGGCGCTACTAAGCGTGAGCTCCTCCGATGCTCCTCGAAGCGCTGGCGGAAGCAGGCGGTGAGATGGAATCTGCCTCTGCTGCGGCCGATGACGGTCCGTGCGTCTCTCGACGCCAAGGTGTCTGATATGGGTGTCAAGGGTGAGCTTTTGAGCTTTATGACTATTTCTCCGTGGGGTTTTGAGGATCTCAAGATTCGGATTATGTGTAAGATTTTGAAGTTTGACTGGAGATTCGGTTAGATTTTTGCTGCTATGGAGCGGTCGGCCAAGTTAGGACGCCTTGAGTTCCTTAATTGTCTTTCGTTTCTGAATTTGATAACATGCAGCTGAGCTATTGAGGGCTTCTAAGTGGTTTTTGGTCACGGTCGATGTTCTTATACTTATCGTGTTTGTTGCATCACAATTGCCACTCTTGGGATCCACAGATTGGTATTGCAGTCCAAAAAGTTAATCATCTTTTGGCTTTTCTTGAATCATCACTTCACAAAGTTAATCATCGTTTGTCTTTTCTTGAATTGAGCTTAAGATCTCTCTCGCTCTTCCTccgtctctctctatctctctctcaaaGACACACACAGAGACCATTTTAATTTTCATTATTGTATGCCAAATCCATCTAGTGGATGGCTGTGAACTGCACATTTGATTCCTTCCAATTCAGTATATTTGTGATGCCGGGAGAAACATCAAAGATGCGTAAGGTAGCATCATCTTTCAATTCCCAGTATATTAGTACTTTACAACAATTGTCTGGCAGGGTCTTATGATTGTTATTGGTCCTCGATTTACTTAATAATCTTAATTCTTATGGACACACAACCAAGCAAATTTTGATGTTTGAGAGCATGATCAAATATGacataaatatatgaagcttccaATTGCAGAAGAGAGTGCACCTTGATAACATTGGCCCTCAAACAATTGATAGAACAGTTTTCTTCTCCAGTTTGCtggttggagagagagagagagagagagagagagagatcatgttTGATGCTGAATCAGTTTATAACTTGTTGTTAAGAACGGTGCCAATAGGGTAATCAAATCTGACTTTGATTTGAATCTTGTGCATATGACTGCCAAGTTTCTTCTTTCACTGTGAAATTGTGACTGTAGGAAGTTTCGTTATGACTTTAGTGTCAGTGACCCTTTCCAGCAAATGCAATTTCGTAAGCAGACTTTATCGGAGTTGAAAACAAGAGAGGAAGACGATGGGATTGATTGATTTTGAGGACCAAAGATCGGAGGTGGAGACAAGGAAATCCCAGATTGGTTTAAAGGATTAGTTCCTGCtgattggagatgtttaatattGTTATTTGAATGGGATTGTCAGTACTGCTATGACAAGGCATGTAAAAATTGGAAATggttagcacataaaataatttttatcgtttAGAGTGCCAGACAAAAAAAGGTCTTTTGATTGAAGTGCCATAATTCTGAAGGAGTTGGTtatatataacactatttttgTCTTGTAGAGGTAGAATCATAGTTGTGAGGTGATAAGAGAGAGTTTTtggattttacttcttccttTAATGTTCACTAGGATTTAACACAAGCAATGCTTGACTAAGAGGGAAAGGAGATGCTGAGGATAGTCACTTGGTAGCTGTAGATGTCCTAATCCATTTAGGATTCTGTTCCATACAAGTATTTTGTTTGACTAATTTCTGTTTTATATTCCATTTATTGCTAATTTGGGACACCCTCGCCCCTCTGAAATTGCAGTTTATGTTCTCATTTAGAGTGAAAGGCAAACCAGGGTCTTTTGATTGAAGTGCTATGATGGTGAAGGTGTTGTTATACATAATGCTACCTTTGGTCTGTACAGGTGGAATCATAGTTGTGAGGTGATAAGAGAGGGTTTtggattttacttcttccttTAATGTTCACTAGGATTCAACACATAAAATGCATGTGACTTAGCAAGAGGGAAAGGAGATGCTGCGTGTAGTCTCTTGGTGGTTGTTGATGTCCTAATCCATTTAGGGTTATGGTTCATATAGGTATTTGTTtgattaatttttcttttttataatcCATTTATTGCTAATTCTAGGGCATCCTCTCCCCTCTGAAGTTGCAGTTTATGTTCTCTATTTAGGTCCATCCAAATAGTAGACCCTTATCCATCACACCTGTAATTTGGTGGCTATCCATGTTCTATCATTAACACAGTCATTTGCTGATAATGGAATCATAAGTTCTTCTTTTAAATGTAAACAATATAGCTTAATTCATACATTCAATAGTTTCTGCTACTGGCTTAAATGGTCGGTCCAGTAttagctttaaaaaaaaaaatataggaccACAAAGCCAAGTCTTGCTGTATTCGGACAATGACTCTGTCCTATTAGTTAAGATAATCTTACACTTTCTTTTCTTCTGTAAATTGATTTTTCTAGCTTTCTTTCTTGCATTTTGCATGGACTGTGCATTAATATTGCCTTGTTGAatatattgttattatttttaatttatttattttttaaaattatgacagCTCCAAAAGGGTTGTTTCCACCGGAACCTGAGCACTACAGGGGGCCAAAGCTTAAAATAGCTATTATTGGAGCTGGGCTTGCTGGCATGTCAACGGCAGTTGAGCTTTTGGATCAGGGGCATGAGGTTGGTACAGATTATCTCTGAAAGACATTTCTTGAGTATCTTGCTTCTGTCATGTAGAGTTTTCAATAGAAAATATTGGTTAGGTTCCCTATTATCACAATTGCtacctattttcttctattacttGGTCGTGTCCTGTGTTTTATGACTGGAATCCTGGCAGCATTGATGGCAttaattctttttcttttacaTCTGACAtgattctgatttttttttcatatgataTATAGATCCCTTCTACAGGACAGCCTTGAATGTGATAATGTGGAACTATTCATGAAGATTCTTTTTCTCCATTTGCAGGTTGAGATATATGAATCCCGAACTTTCATTGGTGGCAAAGTGGGTTCTTTTGTGGACAAACGTGGAAACCATATTGAGATGGGGCTTCATGTTTTCTTTGGTTGCTATAGCAATCTTTTTCGACTTATGAAAAAGGTAAATAATGTCCATACATAATAATCATCAGTAGAAAGGAATATTCCTGCATAATATCTTGACCATTGGATCCATATTCAAGGCAGTGAATTTGTTGACTGTACACTCTAGCTGTGCTCACTTGGGAGCAAGCTGGATCCAAGTTGGGAAATCTGGGAGAAGAGGGATTCTTTCTTCATGTGAGCCTTAAGTAGCCTTAAATTAGAATCTATATGatagtaaatcataaatttaatgtaGTATGTCACAAGGTGTGCCGTCTAAGTACCGGATCCCATACCCTGCCATCCTATTATAGTATCGGTACGCAGGTCGGTATGGTACAAGATAATATACTGAGTGTCAATATTTTATGAGATCAGTATGGTACAGTATGCCCCACATTGGATGGTATTGGGCAATACAACAAACCATGGTCTGTCATGTGAACATGAATTGATGCCTATTCCATAATCTGGTTTGATGTGTTATATTTCTCCTGTCAAATCATCTATGGTAGCATTCGAGGAAATCTGAACCGCTCATTTTTTATGTACTGACTGCTTAACTTCTAATTCAACTAGTGATTTTCCTCATTGTTGCATGAATGGTGATTTTTTGTTACCTGTTCCTTCTGCCAAAGTTCATACTTAAAAGCTCAGTGTCTAGATTGTTAATCTTGCTATTAGTGACTCATTATAATATCTATGTTAAGATATTACTCACTGGTTAAAAATTTATGTGCTGTTACTTACTTTTTACTGCTTTACATTTATCAGGTTGGTGCTGATGAAAATTTATTGGTGAAGGACCACACTCACATGTTTGTAAATAAAGGGGGTGAAATTGGTGGTATGTTATATGACTTTTGGTAACCATCTGTTTATCATAGGATGGAGCAATTTCACAATTGGTAAAGACTTCAAGTTTCATATTGAGGTCAAAGGTTCAACCGTAGGGTTATTAAAAACAATATGAAAATGGTGAAACCAAATTTGGGTCTCTTTATGGAATTTCAGTAGCACACCCCTCCCTCAACCTGCACTTTTCAGTTATTAtcactttattttattttatgttgtTTGAATCTCCACTGCAGAACTTGATTTTCGATTTCCATTGGGGGCACCAATACATGGTATACGAGCATTTCTAGCGACCAATCAACTCAAGGTGAATTTGACTATTGTTGATTGTTTTTTTGAATAGTTCATTTAACAGCCATTTATTCGTTGCACATTACAAGAACTCACTAAAAATGATTACTTTAATTGCTAGAGCTAACTAGACCAAGGTCCTCAAAATTGGTACCAAGAACCATACTCGTACATTACTAGTTCAATGCAGTCTGGTACGATATGCACCCTGTTCCAAGATAGACTTCCAACATACTTCCAACTTTTTTTTAAATCACTCCTAGCCATGGTAGAGCACGAATGGGGCAATACAGGTCAGTACTGGGCAATTTCGCCCAATTTGGACTAGTATGGGCCAGTTCAGCTcatatacagaattgaacctttgCCATTGTACTGGTGCCTTATTAGTATAGTATGGTACAGTTGATATAGGACAGTGCAGGTTGGTACAACATATCTTGAACTAGACATTCGGATAATCATTTTTAAGATGATTCTATACATTTTTCCACCaactattttatatattttttcaccATTACTTGAAATTGGTGAGCTTTACTTCATTTGTGCCTCCAGTCTTGTAAGTATCCTATCTCATCTTGCCATTGCAGTATGCTATTATGAGGCTTATGAAAAATGATTTGGTTGGTTGTAGCACATGGTTCTCCTGTTTCCATAAATGCTTGCTGAATGGCTTACATAAAGTGATTTAGTTAGCATGAGCACATGCTTTACCTGCTCACAAAACACTTGAGTTGTCATGATCCTTCTGTGCTGTTAATCCTTAACTCTTAGCTTGCAAATGTACCTGATCTCTGAGATATTAATATTCTCTAAAACTTGTTATGAAACCTGCAGAGACCCTTAAGGGAAATGAATATGGTGGCAAAGCATGTGACTTTAGTAAGAGTGGTTGTTCATGTATTTTACAAATGCAAAGACCATGAATCATCCTTTATTAATCAATGAGCTTAACCTTCCACAAATCTCAGCTCTGATAGGGCAGCGTACAACCCAGTGTGCTCCAAACATGTCTTTGTGCTTCTCTATGAATTTTTAACAACTGCCTTGTTAGGTTATAGGATGTTTCTCTTGAATCTGGAAAAATGTTCTGACTTTTCGGTGACAATATTGATCAAAACCTAAACTCTTATTGTTGGTACATAGTCATTGTTGGTTGATTCCTGGATCACCTACTGATATATTAATATGCTTTATTTGGATAAGTCCTCTTTCTGCATTTGCAAGGTATTAGCATGGCTTGACTTCACCATTTCTTTACATATTTTTACCATTTGGAGTGCCTCCCCTCGACcaaaaaccaaaaagaaaaaaggaaaacccACACCAACATGCATTCTTATGAAAATGATCACATATTTTATCTTGTTTTGATCAAAATATGTCAAGTTTCCTGTATGTATTCATTCATTCGAATGCCTATTATGGTGCTTACATTTATAATTTCTGATTCTTCAACAGCCTTATGATAAAGCAAGGAATGCTGTAGCTCTTGCCTTAAGCCCAGTTGTTCGGGCACTTGTGGATCCAGATGGTGCAATGCAGGACATACGGAACTTAGATAATGTATGCATATATTTCCCATCATTCTCATTTAGTTAGTTCTATGATTGTTAAATGTCTGCAGTGGTGAAATGCTGGAGCAAACACGTTAGGTTACTAGAGACTGAAGTAACCTATGGTAAAGAACTGAAGATTAAGAATGGTGTTGTCTTTGGATGGAGTCCATATAAATCTGCTTGTTGCTTAACTTTTCTTAGCACTctcatgctctctctctctctctgtatttTAAAAGctgttttctttaattttttgtatgattttttttttttatatacacttttttttatgcatttaaatgTTTgtctataatatttaaaattcaatcaaacATCTAAATACATTTCTCTTTCCAGATTAGCTTCACTGATTGGTTCTTGTCCAAAGGCGGAACCCGCATGAGCATCCAAAGGATGTGGGATCCTGTTGCTTATGCCCTCGGATTTATTGACTGTGATAATATCAGCGCGCGTTGTATGCTCaccatattttctctatttgCCACTAAGACGGAGGCTTCTCTTTTGCGTATGCTGAAGGGTTCTCCTGATGTTTACTTAAGTGGTCCTATCAGAAAGTACATTGAAGACAAAGGTGGACGGTATGATGCTGAAAATATAATGCATGCCATCTTGGTTTAAATAGAAATACGGTTTGTCACTTCCTTTTTATTGTTCTCGTATTCTTGCTTATACCTTTATAAaatttttcctttaggtttcacTTAAGATGGGGCTGCAGAGAGATACTTTATGAGAAATCCCAGGATGGAGGCACATATGTCACGGGAATTGCGGTATCTAAGGTGAATCATTGCAAAGTTGTTTTCCCAATCTTCGGAATTTCTGTCTTTTAATTTTAAGCTTATCAATTATCACATACAGGTTTCTTGTTGTATAAGATTTTCCTAATTTTCCTAATGTTGTGGTATGTGAGTCTATCCCTATTCAATAGTCTATGTCAACTGAGATCACTAGTATGGATACAGTGAAACCTTTTTAGTGACTGTGCGCCTCTCTCGATATCAATTATCTTCACAATGTCGTCCATATACAAATTACAACTGCAACTATTGTTGATAATAGATGTAATGTTTTTAACTCATCAGTAATGGACAGTAAATTTTTCTATTGTCACAATTACCTGTTCATTTTAAATTCCAGACTTCTTTGTTTTTTTGCCTCCTTCGagcagtctctctctctctactgaGAACACTTTGTTGCATTCATTTACATTTTACTAACTTTATCTAATTCTTAATATGTCAgtccacaaataaaaaaattgtgaAAGCTGATGCTTATGTTGCAGGTTTGTAATTATTGATCTATCATTTCCTACATATTTCTATTTTGTCTCACAAACCTAAATTGATGAGCATGTATATGAAATTTAAACGGCAGCATGTGACGTCCCTGGAATTAAGAGACTGATACCATCTCTGTGGAGGGAATGGGATCTATTTGACGATTTGTATAAACTAGTTGGAGTTCCAGTTGTCACTGTTCAACTTAGGTACAATGGCTGGGTTACAGAGCTACAAGATCTGGAGAGATCAAGGTAATGCACTTGTTGTATGTTCTCTTTGTAACTGTTGTATGAAACTGTTCTcgcttttttgatatttttaatatgaCCACATGCAAGTTAAGACTTGTCAGTAACGGGTAAATTAGATGCATTATTATGTCCTTTTAGGACCTGATTTTGCGGTACGTTGTAGTAAATTTCCATTTGGGATTTATCTTGCTGCAACTGCAGGCAACTGAAACGAGCTGCAGGATTGGATAATCTTCTTTATACCCCAGATGCAGACTTTTCCTGTTTTGCAGACCTTGCATTCACATCACCAGAAGATTATTACATAGGAGGGCAGGGCTCCCTAATTCAGTAAGGCTAGTTACTGTTATTTTCTTGTGCAAATAGGATGTAAGAATACAATCTTTGCTTAAACACATATCTTTTCATATTCAGGATATGAAGCctgattttttccctttttttataaaaattgtcTTTATAGAAGCTAGGTTTTACCATTGGCTATGAGTATCCAATATATCTGATATTATTCTAGCATTTATCATGGATATTGGTATTTAAATTCCAAATAGCAGAAGacaattaatatttatatgatatcaaGTTGCTTGGCTATCCACATATAAGTCATTAAATGTCAAATCAAACATTATATGAGGCCAACTAACTAGAGTTGGACTCAAGTTTTAGTCAAAACAAATTGATGTTATTAATTCTTAGAATTACAATTTGCACTTGCATAAAAATGCTGGGAAATAGGTAGTCTACACGCATTAATGAGCACCAGCAAT
Protein-coding regions in this window:
- the LOC105054948 gene encoding zeta-carotene desaturase, chloroplastic/chromoplastic isoform X2, giving the protein MASASCPSTGIPATYFGATKRELLRCSSKRWRKQAVRWNLPLLRPMTVRASLDAKVSDMGVKAPKGLFPPEPEHYRGPKLKIAIIGAGLAGMSTAVELLDQGHEVEIYESRTFIGGKVGSFVDKRGNHIEMGLHVFFGCYSNLFRLMKKVGADENLLVKDHTHMFVNKGGEIGELDFRFPLGAPIHGIRAFLATNQLKPYDKARNAVALALSPVVRALVDPDGAMQDIRNLDNISFTDWFLSKGGTRMSIQRMWDPVAYALGFIDCDNISARCMLTIFSLFATKTEASLLRMLKGSPDVYLSGPIRKYIEDKGGRFHLRWGCREILYEKSQDGGTYVTGIAVSKSTNKKIVKADAYVAACDVPGIKRLIPSLWREWDLFDDLYKLVGVPVVTVQLRYNGWVTELQDLERSRQLKRAAGLDNLLYTPDADFSCFADLAFTSPEDYYIGGQGSLIQAVLTPGDPYMPLPNDAIISRVQKQVLELFPSSQGLEVLWSSVVKIGQSLYREAPGNDPFRPDQKTPVENFFLAGSYTKQDYIDSMEGATLSGRQAAAYICSAGERLSALRKKLASSEFEGTLRDSNTADELSFI